In Deltaproteobacteria bacterium, the following are encoded in one genomic region:
- a CDS encoding TonB-dependent receptor, which translates to MTLVASLLALLVLAVPMGAHALPSGADHSDWVAGFRHPLLGWDHLLAMLALGVWAAQQRARSRLVIPLAFGAALLGGGALGAQTGALALTELAIGGSVLALGLFAGARVQLAPLVAAAVAASFGLAHGIAHGAEQPSAASALAFGAGMLAASLALHGIGWLAWRIVGPALAATVAASSASAQEAAPSATPRKLDVEEIVVTGRAQSLVGVAESASQGTVGAEQLDLRPTLRVGEVLETVPGLIVTQHAGGGKANQYFLRGFNLDHGTDFATSVDGVPVNLRSHGHGQGWTDLNLVIPELIARVNYRKGVYYADVGDFSSAGAADLQLVDSLEHTLVQVEGGRFGHARAVVTTGAELAGGDFVAGFEYAHNEGPWKRGDDFDKGVGMLRYGRGDEDAGWSVTALGYHGAWDSSDQIAVSAKPLVGRFGALDDSTGGDSQRYQLSAEIHRAGDDTSTRVMAYAFYYDLDLFSNFTYFANDAALGDQFEQTDERWTFGASARHSRLAQLGRFEAKLSGGVEIRSDQIDNGLFNTSRRQRVAKAGGLPAIVRSDDIAETSVSGFAEGELHWSDTFRSVLGVRADWFHCDVRDRLGLNSGERSDAIVSPKLTLIAGPWDGTELYAQAGLGYHSNDARGVNTRIDPLTLVGVKRADPLVRTAGAEVGVRTAFLPGLHSTVSAWWLDLDSELVFVGDAGTTEAGRPSRRYGLELANYWNATDWLTLDADVSWSRTRFRDDAPEGNHVPGSIETVVAAGATIEDWRGFFASVRLRYFGPRPLIEDDSARSDATLLVSAQAGYRWNERWTLTLDAFNLLDREDSDIDYFYESRISPTAPLSEERHFHRVEPISARLTLSAQF; encoded by the coding sequence ATGACGCTTGTTGCATCGCTCCTCGCGCTCCTCGTCTTGGCAGTGCCGATGGGGGCGCACGCCCTTCCCAGCGGGGCTGATCACTCCGATTGGGTCGCGGGCTTTCGGCATCCGCTGCTCGGCTGGGACCACCTGCTCGCGATGCTCGCGCTCGGCGTATGGGCGGCGCAGCAACGGGCTCGCTCGCGCCTCGTGATCCCGCTCGCGTTCGGCGCCGCACTTCTCGGCGGCGGCGCGCTCGGTGCACAGACCGGAGCGCTGGCGCTGACTGAGCTCGCGATCGGCGGCTCGGTTCTCGCGCTCGGTCTCTTCGCCGGGGCGCGGGTGCAGCTCGCTCCGCTCGTCGCGGCCGCAGTCGCGGCGTCGTTCGGGCTCGCGCACGGAATTGCGCACGGCGCGGAGCAGCCGAGCGCGGCGAGCGCGCTCGCCTTCGGCGCCGGGATGCTCGCGGCGTCGCTCGCGCTGCACGGCATCGGCTGGCTCGCGTGGCGCATCGTCGGCCCGGCGCTCGCTGCGACGGTCGCGGCGTCGAGCGCGAGCGCGCAGGAAGCGGCGCCGAGCGCTACGCCGCGCAAGCTCGACGTCGAGGAGATCGTCGTCACAGGCCGCGCACAGAGCCTGGTCGGCGTCGCGGAGTCGGCGTCGCAAGGCACGGTCGGCGCCGAGCAGCTCGACCTGCGCCCGACGCTGCGCGTTGGCGAAGTGCTCGAGACGGTGCCGGGCCTGATCGTCACGCAGCACGCGGGCGGCGGAAAAGCCAATCAGTACTTCCTGCGCGGCTTCAACCTCGACCACGGCACCGACTTCGCGACGAGCGTCGACGGCGTGCCGGTGAACCTGCGCTCGCACGGTCACGGCCAAGGTTGGACCGACCTGAATCTCGTGATCCCCGAGCTGATCGCGCGCGTGAACTATCGCAAGGGCGTGTACTACGCCGACGTCGGCGACTTCAGCTCCGCCGGAGCTGCCGACCTTCAGCTCGTCGACTCGCTCGAGCACACGCTCGTGCAGGTCGAAGGCGGGCGCTTCGGTCACGCCAGGGCAGTCGTCACGACCGGCGCCGAGCTCGCGGGCGGGGACTTCGTCGCGGGCTTCGAGTACGCACACAACGAGGGCCCATGGAAGCGCGGCGACGACTTCGACAAAGGCGTGGGGATGCTGCGCTACGGGCGAGGCGACGAAGACGCGGGCTGGAGCGTGACCGCGCTCGGCTATCACGGCGCGTGGGACTCGAGCGACCAGATCGCGGTGAGCGCGAAGCCGCTGGTCGGCCGCTTCGGTGCGCTCGACGACTCCACGGGCGGCGACTCGCAGCGCTACCAGCTGAGCGCGGAGATCCACCGTGCGGGCGACGACACGTCGACGCGCGTGATGGCCTACGCGTTCTATTACGACCTCGACCTGTTCTCGAACTTCACGTACTTCGCGAACGACGCCGCCCTCGGCGATCAGTTCGAGCAAACCGACGAGCGCTGGACCTTCGGTGCGAGCGCGCGTCACAGCCGACTCGCGCAGCTCGGCCGCTTCGAGGCAAAGCTCAGCGGCGGCGTCGAGATCCGCAGCGACCAGATCGACAACGGGCTCTTCAACACCTCGCGACGCCAGCGGGTCGCGAAGGCGGGAGGCCTGCCCGCGATCGTGCGCAGCGACGACATCGCGGAAACGAGCGTGTCGGGGTTCGCCGAAGGCGAGCTGCACTGGAGCGACACGTTCCGCTCGGTGCTCGGCGTGCGCGCGGACTGGTTTCACTGCGACGTGCGCGATCGGCTCGGCCTCAACTCCGGCGAGCGCAGCGACGCGATCGTGAGCCCGAAGCTCACGCTGATCGCTGGCCCGTGGGACGGCACCGAGCTCTACGCGCAGGCGGGCCTCGGCTACCACAGCAACGACGCGCGCGGCGTGAACACGCGCATCGATCCGCTCACGCTCGTGGGCGTGAAGCGCGCCGACCCGCTCGTGCGGACCGCGGGCGCCGAGGTAGGCGTGCGCACCGCGTTCCTGCCGGGCCTACACAGCACGGTGTCGGCGTGGTGGCTCGACCTCGACTCGGAGCTCGTGTTCGTGGGCGACGCCGGCACCACCGAGGCCGGCCGCCCGAGCCGCCGCTACGGCCTCGAGCTCGCCAACTACTGGAACGCGACCGACTGGCTCACGCTCGACGCCGACGTTTCGTGGTCGCGCACGCGCTTCCGCGACGATGCGCCCGAGGGCAATCACGTGCCGGGCTCGATCGAGACCGTGGTCGCCGCGGGCGCGACGATCGAGGACTGGCGCGGCTTCTTCGCGAGCGTGCGCCTGCGCTACTTCGGTCCGCGCCCGCTGATCGAAGACGACAGCGCGCGCTCCGATGCAACGCTGCTGGTGAGCGCGCAGGCGGGCTACCGCTGGAACGAGCGCTGGACCCTCACGCTCGACGCGTTCAACCTGCTCGATCGCGAGGACAGCGACATCGACTACTTCTACGAGTCGCGCATTTCACCGACTGCGCCGCTCAGCGAAGAACGCCACTTCCATCGCGTGGAGCCGATTTCGGCGCGGCTGACGCTGAGCGCGCAGTTCTAG
- a CDS encoding nitroreductase family deazaflavin-dependent oxidoreductase translates to MPNVRWLLALITALHRWIYRATSGVIGHRIPILDWRSLLLTHTGRKSGRLYTIPLLYVPDGERFVVVGSNAGDAKPPEWWLNLQARPEARVQAGALELAVRARLAAGEERARLWAALVANYRDYARYERKTRGSRELPVVVVEPRA, encoded by the coding sequence ATGCCTAACGTCCGCTGGCTGCTCGCACTGATCACGGCGCTGCATCGCTGGATCTACCGCGCGACGAGCGGAGTCATCGGGCACCGCATCCCGATTCTCGACTGGCGCTCGCTGCTGCTCACGCACACGGGCCGCAAGAGCGGGCGCCTCTACACGATCCCGCTGCTCTACGTCCCCGACGGCGAGCGCTTCGTGGTGGTGGGCTCGAACGCCGGCGACGCGAAACCGCCGGAGTGGTGGCTCAACCTTCAGGCGCGGCCCGAGGCGCGCGTGCAGGCGGGAGCGCTCGAGCTGGCCGTGCGCGCGAGACTCGCGGCAGGGGAGGAGCGCGCGCGGCTGTGGGCGGCGCTCGTCGCCAACTACCGCGACTACGCACGCTACGAGCGGAAGACGCGGGGCAGTCGCGAGCTGCCCGTAGTGGTGGTCGAACCGCGCGCGTGA
- a CDS encoding DUF4499 domain-containing protein, whose translation MDPFDRIERPHAAWWIAILAGMAATGALAISATCYGWFAENVAGWLPRWAIGAIFAWACWLHVKKGLRAVQLAERAGMRESALAWGWQTFLLGFASLGLLERLIAAKQAQPPHA comes from the coding sequence ATGGACCCCTTCGACCGCATCGAGCGCCCGCACGCCGCCTGGTGGATCGCGATTCTCGCGGGCATGGCGGCGACCGGCGCGCTCGCGATCTCCGCGACTTGTTACGGCTGGTTCGCCGAGAACGTCGCGGGCTGGCTTCCGCGCTGGGCGATCGGCGCGATCTTCGCGTGGGCGTGCTGGCTGCACGTGAAGAAGGGGCTGCGCGCCGTGCAGCTCGCCGAGCGGGCCGGCATGCGCGAGAGCGCGCTCGCTTGGGGCTGGCAGACGTTCCTGCTCGGCTTCGCGTCGCTGGGCCTGCTCGAGCGGCTCATCGCGGCCAAACAAGCGCAGCCTCCGCATGCCTAA